The following proteins come from a genomic window of Rhizobium sp. 007:
- a CDS encoding sugar ABC transporter permease, translating to MSLATETMIRTPAKTRKRGMLSYKTRKRLVPFFYVAPATFLFCLLMLFPMITVLRYSLMDGAITKKDAAFVGLQNYVTIFKDPVFWQSVGQTLYFTVMSVIFHLLIGLAFALLLNSQRVDPLIRSILRVLYIMPWLFTAVIIAIIWRLLLDPNGVINSILMTLHIINFKVEWFSSTKTALHALTFANIWAGYPLYMVSLLAGLQGIPKDLYEAAGIDGANEFQKFRYITIPQLMPIIISIALLDFIWTMQVFPLVWMTTGGGPIYATEVLSTYTYKLAFSSYEFSRASASAIFILIISMGATYFYIKHQKAR from the coding sequence ATGAGCCTCGCCACAGAAACTATGATCCGGACGCCAGCCAAAACGCGCAAGCGTGGCATGCTGTCTTACAAAACGAGAAAGAGGCTTGTTCCCTTCTTCTATGTTGCCCCGGCGACGTTTCTGTTCTGCCTTCTGATGCTGTTTCCCATGATCACCGTCCTGCGCTATTCGCTGATGGACGGCGCGATCACGAAAAAGGACGCGGCTTTCGTCGGCTTGCAGAACTATGTGACGATCTTCAAAGATCCGGTTTTCTGGCAGTCGGTCGGGCAGACACTCTACTTCACGGTGATGAGCGTCATCTTCCATCTTCTGATCGGTTTGGCCTTCGCCCTTTTGCTAAACAGCCAGCGTGTCGATCCGTTGATCAGAAGCATCCTGCGGGTTCTCTACATTATGCCGTGGCTATTCACTGCGGTGATCATCGCCATCATCTGGCGACTGCTCCTGGATCCCAATGGGGTCATCAACAGCATACTGATGACGCTGCATATCATTAACTTCAAGGTCGAGTGGTTCTCTTCGACGAAAACCGCGCTGCACGCCTTGACCTTTGCGAATATCTGGGCGGGATATCCGCTCTATATGGTGAGCCTTCTCGCTGGTCTTCAGGGCATCCCCAAGGATCTCTACGAGGCCGCCGGCATTGATGGTGCTAACGAGTTCCAGAAATTCCGCTACATCACGATCCCGCAACTGATGCCGATTATCATCAGCATTGCCTTGCTGGATTTCATCTGGACAATGCAGGTCTTTCCCCTCGTATGGATGACGACGGGAGGCGGTCCGATCTACGCGACCGAGGTGCTTAGCACCTACACCTACAAACTTGCGTTTTCGAGTTACGAATTCTCCCGCGCGTCGGCGAGCGCAATCTTCATTCTGATCATCTCGATGGGCGCCACATACTTCTACATCAAACATCAGAAGGCCAGGTGA
- a CDS encoding carbohydrate ABC transporter permease, whose translation MAKRSLSRTILPTLLTYLGLAVGLVFAGFPILWMFFTSLKSNTEIFALPPRLLPDHFTNVAYLSIFNDPAKIRFFLNSYLVAGVVTLLTLLIAILTAYGFSRYSFRFKNTLNVFIISTQTVPPITLLIPYFGMVVAFGIFNTYFALILTYMVFTLPYAILLMTGYLNTLPRELDEAVLVDGGSSWTALWRVIIPLSVPGIVATAVYTFLLAWNEFLFALTLTKSMDMRTVPIGIELLMGQHAFEWNEMMAMSVLGSLPLLLLYLIAQRYFLAGMAAGSVKS comes from the coding sequence ATGGCAAAGCGTTCTCTCAGTCGCACCATATTACCGACCCTGCTGACATATCTCGGGCTCGCGGTTGGTCTGGTCTTCGCGGGCTTTCCGATACTGTGGATGTTTTTCACTTCTTTGAAGTCAAACACCGAGATCTTTGCCCTGCCGCCGCGGCTGCTTCCCGACCATTTCACGAACGTCGCCTACCTGTCGATCTTCAACGACCCAGCGAAGATTCGTTTCTTCCTCAACAGCTATCTCGTCGCGGGAGTGGTAACACTCCTGACGTTGCTGATCGCCATTCTGACGGCCTATGGCTTCAGCCGGTATTCCTTTCGGTTCAAAAATACGCTGAACGTGTTCATCATCAGCACGCAGACCGTCCCGCCGATCACGCTTTTGATCCCGTATTTCGGGATGGTGGTCGCCTTCGGCATTTTCAATACCTATTTTGCGCTGATTTTGACGTACATGGTCTTCACCCTGCCTTATGCGATCCTTCTGATGACCGGCTATCTCAATACCCTGCCAAGGGAGCTTGATGAGGCTGTGCTTGTCGATGGCGGGTCAAGTTGGACGGCGCTGTGGCGAGTGATCATCCCACTGTCAGTGCCTGGCATCGTCGCGACCGCGGTCTATACGTTTCTGTTGGCATGGAACGAATTCCTCTTTGCTCTGACTTTGACGAAGTCGATGGATATGCGGACTGTTCCCATTGGGATCGAGTTGCTTATGGGCCAGCATGCCTTCGAATGGAACGAGATGATGGCGATGAGCGTGCTAGGATCGCTCCCGCTTTTGCTCCTGTATCTGATCGCCCAGCGCTACTTCCTTGCGGGCATGGCAGCTGGGTCGGTAAAGAGCTAG
- a CDS encoding APC family permease: MTDVVDAGISAGTEGKLIRALDWKGAFWVAAGVPPLVLFSIGGIAGTTGKLAFVVWIISMIMGFLQSFTYAEIAGMFGNKSGGASVYGATAWLRYSKFIAPLSVWCNWFAWSPVLSLGCAIAAGYILNAFFPIPAADSQAALDWIAAHAASITADSPRVAEYITAHAGTTPDDAIKALLSTDAVAALTPAVRNWSLASFGIPFLATANINATFFIGGILMLIIFAIQHRGISETASVQKWLAIIVLVPLLLIGIYPILSGQIVAANVTGLLPPTAAYSDVDGTWSIGGWTLFLGGLYIAAWSTYGFETAVCYTRELKNPKTDTFKAIFYSGLACCLFFFLVPFAFQGVLGHAGMLAPGIIDGTGVAEALGGLIGAGRIITQLLVVLMIMALFLAIMTAMAGSSRTLYQGAKDGWLPKYLDHVNENGAPTRAMWTDFAFNLFLLAIASDVGGYFFVLAVSNVGYIIFNFLNLNSGWIHRMDSGHIERPWKAPSWLIGLNTVLAFVNALFLGAGAKVWGYANALWVGFAFAAVILPVFAYRHYVRDGGKFPAGAMDDLGLTGQDLGTKKAGILPYVALAGGLAIVLIANWIFQLPA, translated from the coding sequence ATGACAGACGTAGTGGACGCCGGGATTTCGGCCGGCACCGAAGGTAAGCTTATACGTGCCCTCGACTGGAAGGGTGCATTCTGGGTGGCTGCGGGAGTGCCGCCACTCGTCCTTTTCTCCATCGGCGGCATTGCAGGCACGACAGGCAAGCTCGCCTTTGTCGTCTGGATCATTTCCATGATCATGGGCTTCCTGCAATCCTTCACCTATGCAGAGATTGCCGGCATGTTCGGCAATAAATCCGGCGGCGCCTCCGTTTATGGCGCGACCGCCTGGCTGCGATATTCGAAGTTCATTGCGCCGCTTTCGGTCTGGTGCAACTGGTTTGCCTGGTCGCCGGTGCTTTCGCTCGGTTGCGCCATCGCCGCCGGTTATATTCTCAATGCATTTTTTCCGATTCCGGCAGCTGACTCGCAAGCAGCCCTCGACTGGATTGCCGCGCATGCCGCTTCGATCACGGCCGATAGCCCGCGCGTCGCAGAATACATAACAGCCCATGCCGGCACGACGCCGGACGATGCCATCAAAGCCTTGCTGAGCACGGATGCGGTAGCGGCGCTGACGCCGGCGGTCCGCAATTGGTCACTCGCAAGCTTCGGCATTCCGTTCCTCGCTACCGCCAACATCAACGCCACTTTCTTCATCGGCGGCATCCTGATGCTGATCATCTTCGCCATCCAGCATCGCGGCATCTCGGAAACCGCAAGCGTGCAGAAGTGGCTGGCGATCATCGTGCTCGTGCCGCTGCTTTTGATCGGCATCTACCCTATCCTCAGCGGTCAGATCGTTGCTGCGAACGTCACGGGCCTCCTTCCGCCGACGGCGGCATATTCAGATGTGGACGGTACATGGAGCATCGGCGGCTGGACACTCTTCCTTGGCGGCCTCTATATCGCCGCTTGGTCTACTTACGGCTTCGAAACGGCCGTCTGCTATACCCGGGAACTGAAGAACCCGAAGACCGATACTTTCAAGGCGATCTTCTATTCCGGACTGGCATGCTGCTTGTTCTTCTTCCTCGTGCCCTTCGCCTTCCAGGGTGTGCTCGGCCATGCCGGCATGCTGGCACCTGGAATCATCGACGGTACCGGTGTAGCGGAAGCCCTCGGTGGGTTGATCGGCGCGGGCCGCATTATCACCCAGCTTCTCGTCGTCCTGATGATCATGGCACTCTTCCTGGCGATCATGACGGCGATGGCGGGATCCTCACGCACGCTCTATCAGGGCGCCAAAGACGGCTGGCTGCCGAAATACCTCGACCATGTGAATGAGAACGGCGCGCCGACCCGTGCCATGTGGACGGACTTCGCCTTCAACCTCTTCCTTCTGGCGATCGCATCGGATGTCGGCGGCTACTTCTTCGTGCTCGCCGTCTCGAATGTCGGCTACATTATCTTCAACTTCCTCAACCTGAACTCCGGTTGGATCCATCGCATGGATTCCGGCCACATCGAACGTCCCTGGAAGGCGCCGAGCTGGCTGATCGGCCTTAACACGGTTCTCGCCTTCGTCAATGCCCTCTTCCTAGGCGCCGGCGCAAAGGTCTGGGGTTATGCCAACGCACTTTGGGTCGGCTTCGCCTTCGCCGCCGTCATCCTCCCGGTCTTTGCCTATCGCCATTATGTGCGGGACGGCGGCAAATTCCCTGCAGGAGCGATGGACGATCTGGGCCTGACAGGTCAGGACCTTGGCACGAAAAAGGCGGGCATCCTTCCCTATGTCGCACTTGCCGGCGGTCTGGCGATAGTCCTGATCGCGAACTGGATCTTCCAACTGCCGGCCTAA
- a CDS encoding PspA/IM30 family protein, whose product MFNLIVTLLRGRAHDAERAFADRNAMPLLSQQTRDAAHAIQSARRVVAVAIAQNEQEKSQHTMILSRIADLETRTLVALEKGSEGLAREAADAIAYLEAERDASEKAQAQFTTAIAKLKGIVRTAEARLQDLQRGERLARATEQAQKLDLAATGSGLAALDEAEETLARLRARQSQNDTIASLLKEMDSAPRSAGIIEKLANAGCGAPLRSSSDDVLARLRTRINNAA is encoded by the coding sequence ATGTTCAACTTAATTGTCACACTGCTGCGGGGCAGGGCGCATGACGCCGAACGTGCTTTTGCCGACCGTAACGCCATGCCTCTGCTTAGTCAGCAAACTCGCGATGCGGCCCACGCCATCCAGTCTGCCCGCCGCGTAGTGGCGGTGGCAATTGCACAAAATGAGCAGGAAAAGAGCCAACACACCATGATCCTGTCCCGGATCGCTGATCTCGAAACACGCACTCTTGTCGCATTGGAAAAAGGCAGCGAGGGTCTTGCCCGCGAAGCGGCCGACGCGATCGCCTATCTAGAAGCCGAGCGGGATGCGTCGGAAAAGGCCCAAGCCCAGTTCACAACGGCGATTGCCAAGCTGAAGGGGATCGTCCGTACCGCAGAAGCGCGATTGCAGGATCTGCAGCGCGGCGAGCGGCTGGCCCGTGCAACGGAACAAGCCCAGAAACTTGATCTCGCGGCTACCGGATCTGGTCTTGCTGCACTCGACGAGGCTGAGGAGACCCTTGCGCGCCTTCGCGCTCGCCAAAGCCAGAACGATACGATTGCCTCCTTGCTTAAGGAGATGGACAGCGCGCCTCGCTCTGCCGGGATCATCGAGAAGCTTGCCAATGCCGGCTGCGGTGCGCCGTTGCGGTCATCCTCTGACGATGTGTTGGCGAGGCTCCGCACGCGTATCAACAACGCTGCCTGA
- a CDS encoding acyl-[ACP]--phospholipid O-acyltransferase, giving the protein MHGNLMTSRKFAPLFWTQFLSAFNDNFLKQTLIFLILAQMAAEGAWLVTLAGGIFIIPFLLLSALGGELADKYDKAQMAEILKRCEIAVAAISVIGIALSSIWVLMLALFGFGVISSLFGPIKYGILPDHLERKDLPKANAWIEGGTFIAILTGTIVAALAFTNGENVWVFGPMMMGLSVLCWFAARMIPATGSKAPDLVIDRSVFRSSVTLVNELREDKRVWRSALMNCWFWFVGAFVMSMLPFMVTEILGGSEIVVPAYLAVFAISIAVGSAIAGWMSAGRVVLLPAPVGTVIVALFGIDLAWNLWGLQSVSHAETITAFFAGANTLRVAIDLAGMAIGGAFMAVPTFAAMQAWANEARRARVIGAANVLSALFITTGLALVAILQAVGVSVPMIILGLSLINVGVAWMMLKTLPTNPFRDFISILFRAFLRLEVEGLENIKKAGRAPIIALNHVSFLDGALALAITEEEPVFAVDYKIAQAWWVRPFLKMCKFLPLDPTKPMATRSLIKIVNEGNAIGIFPEGRLTVTGTLMKVYDGAAMVADKTGSMIVPVRIDGLEKSYFSRLSAGQVRRRLFPKVKVTILEPVKLDVPADIKGRKRRIAAGAALYQVMSMLMFRTTNTNLTVLDRIIETALEGGGGKLAVEDPISGQLSYAKLLTGASVLGAKFKALFPDEQTLGVLLPNANGTAATVLAVMSAGKVPAMLNFTAGAANILSACRAAEVKQVLSSRAFVEQGKLGPVITELEKEMKIVWLDELRTTVTVVDKVRGFLNRYTPLVKRRADDAAVILFTSGSEGTPKGVVLTHRNILSNAAQAASRIDFHSGDKVFNILPVFHSFGLTTGTVLPLVSGVPVYFYPSPLHYRIVPELIYTSNATIIFGTDTFLNGYARTAHPYDFRSIRYIFSGAEPVKPSTRETYMEKFGLRILEGYGVTETAPVISLNTPMFNRSGTVGKIMPGMQWKLEPVPGIDEGGRLFIRGANVMAGYLRAENPGVIESLPDGWHDTGDIVTIDDDGFVRIRGRAKRFAKIGGEMISLAAVEALAGQLWAGALSVVSSIPDAKKGERLVLLTDAPNATRAEFAAFAKSRGAMDMMVPAEIKIGKVPVLGSGKVDFVAASKIVQNLEPSHAA; this is encoded by the coding sequence ATGCACGGCAATCTTATGACATCGAGGAAGTTCGCGCCGTTATTCTGGACGCAGTTTCTCTCGGCCTTCAACGATAATTTCCTGAAGCAGACGCTAATCTTCCTGATCCTTGCGCAGATGGCTGCCGAGGGGGCTTGGCTCGTAACGCTCGCTGGCGGAATCTTTATCATTCCGTTCCTGCTGCTTTCGGCGCTGGGCGGCGAGCTTGCCGACAAATATGACAAGGCGCAGATGGCCGAAATCCTCAAGCGTTGCGAGATCGCAGTCGCGGCGATCTCCGTCATTGGTATCGCGCTGTCGTCGATCTGGGTCCTTATGCTGGCTCTTTTCGGATTCGGGGTTATCTCGTCGCTCTTCGGCCCGATAAAGTACGGCATTCTTCCCGATCATCTCGAACGCAAGGACTTGCCAAAGGCCAACGCCTGGATCGAGGGCGGCACCTTCATCGCCATCTTGACGGGCACGATCGTTGCAGCGCTTGCCTTCACGAATGGCGAGAATGTCTGGGTGTTCGGACCGATGATGATGGGGCTTTCGGTGCTTTGCTGGTTCGCCGCTCGCATGATCCCTGCGACCGGTTCAAAAGCGCCCGATCTCGTTATCGACAGGAGTGTCTTCCGCTCGAGCGTCACACTCGTCAATGAACTGCGCGAAGACAAGCGAGTCTGGCGCTCGGCGCTCATGAATTGCTGGTTCTGGTTCGTGGGCGCATTCGTCATGTCGATGCTGCCCTTCATGGTTACGGAAATCCTTGGTGGTTCGGAGATCGTCGTCCCCGCCTATCTTGCCGTTTTCGCGATCTCCATTGCGGTCGGTTCAGCGATCGCCGGCTGGATGTCGGCAGGCCGCGTCGTCTTGCTGCCGGCGCCAGTCGGCACCGTCATAGTTGCACTCTTCGGAATAGATCTCGCTTGGAATCTGTGGGGCCTGCAGTCCGTCTCTCATGCTGAAACCATCACCGCCTTCTTTGCCGGCGCAAACACCTTGCGTGTGGCGATCGATCTCGCCGGTATGGCCATTGGGGGCGCATTCATGGCCGTGCCGACGTTCGCGGCGATGCAGGCCTGGGCAAACGAAGCCCGCCGTGCCCGTGTGATCGGAGCTGCGAACGTTTTGTCCGCGTTATTTATCACAACCGGGCTTGCGCTGGTCGCGATCTTGCAAGCCGTCGGTGTCTCCGTTCCGATGATCATTCTAGGTCTTTCGCTCATCAATGTCGGCGTTGCCTGGATGATGTTGAAGACGCTGCCTACCAATCCGTTCCGTGATTTCATTTCCATATTGTTCCGTGCCTTCCTGCGCCTTGAGGTGGAAGGTTTGGAGAACATCAAGAAGGCTGGTCGGGCACCGATCATCGCGCTCAATCATGTGAGCTTTCTTGATGGAGCTCTGGCGCTTGCAATAACGGAGGAAGAGCCTGTTTTCGCCGTCGATTACAAGATAGCTCAGGCTTGGTGGGTTCGTCCTTTCCTGAAGATGTGCAAATTCCTTCCGCTCGATCCGACGAAGCCGATGGCGACACGTTCTCTCATCAAGATTGTCAACGAGGGCAATGCGATCGGCATCTTTCCCGAGGGCCGCCTGACGGTGACCGGGACGCTGATGAAGGTCTACGACGGCGCGGCTATGGTTGCCGACAAGACAGGATCGATGATCGTGCCCGTCCGTATCGACGGGCTTGAGAAGAGCTACTTCTCGCGCCTTTCGGCTGGCCAAGTTCGCCGTCGCCTCTTTCCTAAGGTCAAAGTGACGATCCTCGAGCCGGTGAAGCTCGACGTTCCCGCAGACATCAAGGGCCGCAAGCGCCGTATCGCCGCAGGCGCGGCCCTGTACCAGGTCATGTCGATGTTGATGTTCCGTACGACGAACACCAATCTGACGGTCCTGGACCGTATCATCGAAACGGCTTTGGAAGGAGGTGGGGGAAAACTTGCAGTCGAGGATCCGATTAGCGGCCAGCTCTCCTATGCCAAGCTTCTCACCGGCGCTTCGGTTCTGGGTGCCAAGTTCAAGGCGTTGTTCCCCGATGAACAGACGCTTGGCGTCCTGCTTCCAAACGCCAATGGCACTGCTGCGACCGTTCTCGCTGTGATGTCAGCGGGCAAGGTTCCGGCGATGCTGAATTTCACCGCCGGCGCCGCCAATATCTTGTCAGCGTGCAGGGCGGCAGAGGTAAAGCAGGTTCTTTCCTCACGTGCCTTCGTCGAGCAGGGCAAGCTTGGTCCCGTGATCACCGAGCTCGAAAAAGAGATGAAGATCGTCTGGCTCGACGAACTGCGCACGACAGTTACCGTCGTGGACAAAGTTCGGGGCTTCCTCAACAGGTACACGCCGCTGGTCAAGCGCAGGGCCGATGATGCCGCCGTGATCCTGTTCACATCCGGTTCGGAGGGAACGCCGAAGGGTGTTGTTCTCACCCATCGCAATATTTTGTCAAACGCCGCCCAGGCGGCCTCGCGCATCGACTTCCATTCCGGGGATAAAGTCTTCAATATCTTGCCGGTGTTTCATTCCTTTGGTCTGACGACGGGAACCGTTCTGCCATTGGTCTCGGGCGTGCCGGTATATTTCTATCCGTCGCCACTTCACTACCGCATCGTGCCGGAACTGATCTACACTTCCAACGCGACCATCATATTCGGGACCGATACTTTCCTGAACGGCTATGCCCGAACTGCGCATCCTTATGACTTCCGATCGATCCGATACATCTTTTCGGGTGCCGAGCCCGTCAAACCATCGACCCGCGAGACCTATATGGAGAAGTTCGGCCTGCGTATCCTTGAAGGCTACGGTGTTACTGAGACGGCACCCGTGATCTCCCTCAATACGCCAATGTTCAACCGCTCAGGCACCGTCGGCAAGATCATGCCCGGCATGCAGTGGAAGCTCGAGCCGGTTCCGGGTATCGATGAGGGTGGTCGCCTTTTCATCCGCGGCGCCAATGTCATGGCCGGCTATCTCCGCGCTGAGAACCCTGGCGTGATCGAGTCGCTCCCTGATGGCTGGCATGACACGGGCGACATTGTCACAATCGACGATGATGGCTTCGTCAGGATCCGTGGCCGTGCCAAGCGCTTCGCCAAGATCGGCGGCGAGATGATTTCGCTCGCTGCCGTCGAGGCGCTTGCCGGCCAGTTGTGGGCCGGGGCCCTTTCGGTCGTTTCATCTATTCCGGATGCAAAGAAGGGTGAGCGACTGGTGCTGCTGACAGATGCGCCAAACGCTACTCGCGCCGAATTCGCGGCCTTTGCCAAATCCAGGGGAGCGATGGATATGATGGTTCCGGCGGAAATCAAAATCGGCAAAGTGCCAGTGCTGGGTTCGGGAAAGGTGGATTTTGTTGCAGCGAGCAAGATTGTCCAAAATTTGGAGCCATCGCACGCCGCGTGA
- a CDS encoding sugar ABC transporter substrate-binding protein — translation MNVRRYIMAAQSAVAVWALCATCAFAQTNLEFIQWWEPEMPAGALRSIMDDFEAANPGIKVTLVSGPYSATHDQIVVGAASGTLSDVVGLDGAWVNGLAKQGAIASMDSLMADAKYDQSQIADIIKVNGQSVMFPLASFVYPVFVNLDLAKAAGLEKAPTNRTEFADAAKKMTNADKNQYGWVLPLSLQNPGGIQNDVMSWVWASGASMLKDGKPDLENASVVGTLEYIKSLQDAGVIAPGIFAKKEQDKVEEFVNGRVGMMIDSLAHINLIRQRNPNLKFGISALPAVDGYTGKRGLPYASWGIGISDKSEHKAEAWKLVEYLMSPEVNSRLVSVANAFPGNIHAKPDFSKSDPLFEEAFKIFQSGKLANEFVGLPVAEDLMRQMNVEVQKMFDGQQTAKEAAANTQKQWLVEFDK, via the coding sequence ATGAACGTCAGAAGATATATCATGGCGGCTCAGTCCGCTGTGGCGGTCTGGGCATTATGCGCCACCTGCGCCTTTGCTCAGACCAATCTAGAGTTCATTCAATGGTGGGAGCCCGAAATGCCCGCCGGTGCTCTGCGCAGCATCATGGACGATTTCGAGGCCGCAAACCCCGGCATTAAAGTGACGCTCGTCAGCGGCCCCTATTCCGCCACCCATGATCAGATCGTCGTTGGTGCCGCGTCGGGGACACTCAGCGATGTCGTTGGCCTCGACGGAGCATGGGTCAACGGCTTGGCAAAGCAGGGCGCAATCGCTTCGATGGACAGCCTGATGGCTGACGCCAAATATGATCAGAGCCAGATCGCCGACATTATCAAGGTCAACGGGCAAAGCGTCATGTTCCCGCTTGCCTCGTTCGTCTACCCGGTCTTCGTCAATCTCGATCTGGCAAAGGCCGCCGGCCTCGAGAAGGCGCCGACGAACCGCACAGAATTCGCCGATGCGGCGAAGAAGATGACCAATGCGGACAAGAACCAATACGGTTGGGTGCTACCGCTTTCGTTGCAAAATCCCGGCGGCATCCAGAATGACGTGATGTCCTGGGTCTGGGCATCCGGAGCATCCATGCTGAAGGATGGCAAGCCCGATCTGGAAAACGCCTCCGTGGTCGGGACACTTGAATATATCAAGTCGCTGCAGGACGCCGGCGTCATCGCGCCTGGTATTTTTGCCAAGAAGGAACAGGACAAGGTCGAAGAATTCGTCAATGGCCGCGTGGGTATGATGATCGATTCACTCGCTCACATCAATCTCATCCGCCAGCGAAACCCCAATCTCAAGTTCGGCATCTCCGCCCTTCCAGCTGTCGACGGTTATACCGGCAAACGCGGACTGCCGTATGCTTCCTGGGGTATCGGCATCAGCGACAAAAGCGAACACAAGGCAGAAGCCTGGAAGCTCGTTGAATATTTGATGAGCCCCGAAGTGAACAGCCGTCTCGTGTCGGTCGCCAATGCCTTCCCGGGAAATATCCACGCCAAACCCGATTTCTCGAAATCGGACCCGCTGTTTGAAGAAGCCTTCAAGATATTTCAAAGTGGGAAGCTGGCCAACGAATTCGTCGGACTGCCGGTGGCCGAAGATCTCATGCGGCAGATGAACGTTGAAGTTCAAAAAATGTTCGACGGTCAGCAAACCGCGAAGGAGGCGGCCGCCAACACGCAAAAGCAGTGGTTGGTCGAGTTCGACAAGTAA
- a CDS encoding TetR/AcrR family transcriptional regulator: MASRREEKREDLKARLIDAARNRIANEGLANLRARDVTQEAGCALGGLYTVFADLNELIIQVNSSTLKALEESLALTEVKNRTPTDRLRNLAQGYLRFALAHRNLWKALFDHYPPEGSPTPQWHLDEHLFLMDVIAEPLAELQPDMPAEDRAIRARTLFGAVHGVISISLEARFVGLPSDRLGRELDEFVLTIAAGAVAGRAPRA, from the coding sequence ATGGCCAGTCGAAGAGAAGAAAAACGCGAGGACCTGAAGGCCCGGTTAATTGACGCCGCACGCAACAGGATAGCCAACGAAGGGCTAGCAAACTTGCGCGCACGCGACGTCACCCAGGAGGCCGGTTGTGCGTTGGGAGGTCTTTATACGGTCTTTGCTGACCTCAATGAGCTCATTATCCAGGTCAACTCCTCAACGCTTAAAGCTCTGGAGGAATCGTTGGCTCTCACCGAAGTCAAAAACCGCACCCCGACCGATCGACTGCGCAATTTGGCACAGGGATATCTTAGGTTTGCGCTTGCCCATCGCAATCTGTGGAAAGCCCTGTTCGATCACTATCCGCCCGAAGGCAGTCCAACGCCCCAGTGGCATCTCGATGAACATCTGTTCCTGATGGACGTGATCGCTGAGCCCCTCGCGGAACTGCAGCCGGACATGCCTGCAGAGGATAGAGCAATTCGTGCTCGCACGTTGTTCGGGGCGGTGCATGGGGTGATCAGCATCAGCCTGGAAGCGCGCTTCGTCGGCTTGCCGTCTGATCGGCTAGGACGCGAACTCGATGAATTCGTCCTGACCATTGCGGCTGGGGCGGTCGCAGGACGGGCGCCGCGGGCCTGA